The following coding sequences lie in one Catharus ustulatus isolate bCatUst1 chromosome 5, bCatUst1.pri.v2, whole genome shotgun sequence genomic window:
- the LOC116997046 gene encoding LOW QUALITY PROTEIN: 5-hydroxytryptamine receptor 7-like (The sequence of the model RefSeq protein was modified relative to this genomic sequence to represent the inferred CDS: inserted 1 base in 1 codon): MLLRASPRRFLEQHLLLVESTEQQRPAREALPNPFMTEEPPGPAEPELPPSNLTNGTECGEEILLYGDTEKVVIGAVLSIIILTTIAGNGLVIISVCIVKKLRQPSNYLVVSLAAADLSVAFAVMPFVTITDLXGGEWLFGKVFCNVFIAMDVMCCTASIMTLCIISVDRYLGITRPLTYPVRQNGKLMAKMVFIVWLLSASITLPPLFGWAQNVTVERVCLISQDFGYTVYSTGVAFYIPMAVMLVMYSRIYKAAKVSAEKHRFMNFPKHYEEEGVYCLEASSSRAHHSSRRTKAVEECATLSKLLRQDRKNISIFKREQKAARTLGIILGAFTFCWLPFFLMSTARPFICGIRCSCMPLRLERTLLWLGYTNSLINPLIYAFFNRDLRTTFWNLLRCRYRNINRRLSAASMHEALKATERHECIL, from the exons ATGCTGCTGAGGGCCAGCCCCAGGAGGTTTCTGGAGCAGCACCTTCTCTTGgtggagagcacagagcagcagcggCCGGCTCGGGAAGCGCTCCCGAATCCATTCATGACTGAGGAACCTCCCGGCCCAGCCGAGCCCGAGCTGCCGCCCTCCAACCTCACCAACGGCACCGAGTGCGGCGAGGAGATCCTGCTCTATGGGGACACCGAGAAGGTCGTCATCGGCGCCGTGCTCTCCATCATCATCCTCACCACCATCGCCGGCAACGGGCTGGTCATCATCTCCGTGTGCATCGTCAAGAAGCTGCGGCAGCCCTCCAACTACCTGGTGGTGTCCCTGGCCGCCGCTGACCTGTCGGTGGCCTTCGCCGTCATGCCCTTTGTCACCATCACCGACC GTGGGGGCGAGTGGCTCTTTGGGAAGGTGTTTTGCAACGTGTTCATCGCCATGGATGTGATGTGCTGCACCGCCTCCATCATGACCTTGTGCATCATCAGCGTGGACAG GTACCTGGGCATCACGCGGCCGCTGACCTACCCCGTGAGGCAGAACGGGAAGCTGATGGCCAAGATGGTTTTCATCGTGTGGCTCCTGTCGGCCTCCATCACCCTCCCTCCGCTCTTCGGCTGGGCCCAGAACGTGACGGTGGAGCGGGTGTGCCTCATCAGCCAGGATTTTGGCTACACCGTCTACTCCACGGGCGTGGCCTTCTACATCCCCATGGCCGTCATGCTGGTGATGTACAGCCGCATCTACAAGGCGGCCAAGGTCAGCGCCGAGAAGCACCGCTTCATGAACTTCCCCAAGCACTACGAGGAGGAGGGCGTCTACTGCCTCGAGGCCTCCTCCAGCCGGGCCCACCACAGCTCGCGGCGCACCAAGGCCGTGGAGGAGTGCGCCACGCTCTCCAAGCTGCTCCGCCAAGACCGTAAGAACATTTCCATCTTCAAGCGGGAGCAGAAAGCCGCCAGGACCCTCGGGATCATCCTGGGGGCCTTCACGTTTTGCTGGCTGCccttcttcctgatgtccacGGCGCGGCCGTTCATCTGCGGCATCCGCTGCAGCTGCATGCCCCTGAGGCTGGAGAGGactctgctctggctgggctACACCAATTCCCTCATCAACCCCCTCATCTACGCCTTCTTCAACCGGGATTTGAGGACTACTTTCTGGAACCTGCTGCGCTGCAGGTACAGGAACATCAACCGGAGGCTCTCGGCCGCCAGCATGCACGAGGCGCTGAAAGCCACAGAGAGGCACGAGTGCATCCTGTAG